In a genomic window of Erigeron canadensis isolate Cc75 chromosome 5, C_canadensis_v1, whole genome shotgun sequence:
- the LOC122602082 gene encoding homeobox-leucine zipper protein ATHB-7-like, which translates to MSGEGRKKKNKNEGRSRFSDEQIQFLEYMFETQSRPELRMKQQLANQIGLQPRQVAIWFQNRRARSKSRQTKQEYDNLKHTYETLASKSESLKEENQDLLTQLHMLRDLAKTQEGGITNKSCNDECGNITLSQAENSLANYRHEISLPFYAGTSYVGEDDRILENEEHMGSFGSERPSWWQF; encoded by the exons ATGTCGGGTGAAggcagaaaaaagaaaaacaagaatgaGGGACGGAGTAGGTTCAGTGACGAACAAATCCAGTTCCTTGAGTACATGTTCGAGACACAATCTAGGCCCGAGTTAAGGATGAAGCAACAACTTGCGAACCAAATTGGGCTTCAGCCTCGACAAGTGGCAATATGGTTCCAGAACAGAAGGGCCCGATCAAAGTCAAGGCAGACTAAGCAAGAGTATGACAACCTGAAGCACACCTATGAGACGTTGGCGTCTAAATCAGAATCTTTGAAAGAAGAAAACCAGGATCTACTTACACAG TTACATATGCTAAGAGATCTAGCAAAAACTCAAGAAGGGGGCATCACCAACAAGAGCTGCAACGACGAATGTGGTAACATAACCCTATCACAGGCAGAAAATTCATTGGCAAACTATAGACATGAAATTAGCCTCCCGTTTTATGCTGGCACTTCATATGTTGGAGAAGATGATagaattttagaaaatgaaGAACATATGGGCAGCTTTGGTTCTGAGCGTCCAAGCTGGTGGCAGTTTTGA
- the LOC122601760 gene encoding coronatine-insensitive protein 1-like, whose protein sequence is MSAQCDGGGGSDGGGSVSDGGVGGRGAVMGTTMVLNVKEEIGSILKTRNGYTSWLALHNTCFESLTFHNPVIDLDVNDLTLLAKNCSQSLKCVIITSKFRLVDLKDFCNSAVMLQELFYGGDHWAKKEDYYVRWCPNLQFLYVSGVYGNNGLQLAYCPDLQAIYEKDVSDKGRIILAQGCLQLEKISIKLKDISEDALRCVGAHLKNLRWFHMTSLDKTKKSLIPAEGIRALLIGCTKLEKLCINLAHSRRLTPEGMGYIGEYGHHELRRLSLYFSDLTELKILSTKLRVLRIEESKFSKEEDLSFVFNSITTLRYIYVWDEENGEYLSSTRPDFEQIQALL, encoded by the exons ATGTCCGCACAATGTGACGGCGGCGggggtagtgatggcggaggtAGTGTTAGTGACGGTGGTGTGGGCGGCAGGGGGGCGGTGATGGGGACGACGATGGTgctgaatgtaaaa GAAGAAATCGGATCAATATTAAAGACGCGGAATGGTTACACGAGCTGGCTGGCTTTGCATAATACCTGTTTTGAGAGCTTGACGTTCCACAACCCGGTTATTGATCTTGATGTTAATGACCTGACACTTCTAGCAAAGAATTGCAGTCAATCTTTGAAATGTGTGATCATAACCAGCAAATTCCGTCTAGTGGATCTTAAAGATTTCTGTAACTCTGCTGTTATGTTACAAGAATTATTTTATGGTGGTGACCATTGGGCCAAAAAGGAGGACTACTACGTACGCTG GTGTCCTAATTTACAATTTCTGTATGTTAGTGGTGTTTATGGGAACAACGGATTGCAACTAGCTTATTGCCCGGATTTGCAAGCGATTTATGAAAAGGATGTGTCAGACAAGGGTCGCATTATACTGGCGCAAGGATGTCTTCAACTCGAAAAAATAAGTATCAAACTCAAAGATATCTCAGAAGACGCACTGCGGTGTGTAGGAGCTCATTTAAAGAACCTGAGATGGTTCCATATGACTTCACTTGACAAGACAAAAAAAAGTCTTATTCCAGCGGAAGGGATCCGAGCTCTACTAATTGGTTGCACCAAACTTGAAAAGCTATGTATTAACCTTGCTCACAGCCGTCGTTTGACCCCTGAGGGTATGGGATATATCGGGGAATATGGTCATCATGAGTTAAGACGTCTCTCTCTTTACTTTTCAGACTTAACCGAACTTAAGATATTATCGACAAAATTACGCGTGTTGAGAATAGAGGAGTCCAAGTTTAGCAAGGAAGAAGATTTGAGTTTTGTGTTTAATAGTATAACTACACTAAGGTACATATACGTTTGGGATGAGGAAAATGGGGAGTATTTGTCATCGACTCGTCCAGATTTTGAGCAAATACAAGCACTTCTCTAA
- the LOC122598808 gene encoding uncharacterized protein LOC122598808 has translation MADNRVGAEIVYGAEECQRHSIELLDELGFPRGVMPLKDLVECGRVRETGFVWMKQKAPYEHFFEGTNTRVSYATEVTAYIEKCKMKKMTGVKSKQLMMWVPIVEMSMEDFNSSKIYFKVPIGVGKSFPVAAFMSEEEKKKYLEQSK, from the coding sequence ATGGCAGACAATAGAGTTGGAGCTGAGATCGTGTATGGAGCCGAAGAGTGCCAACGTCATTCCATCGAGTTACTGGATGAGCTAGGTTTTCCTAGAGGTGTTATGCCACTCAAAGACCTTGTAGAGTGTGGGAGGGTACGTGAGACGGGGTTTGTTTGGATGAAGCAAAAGGCTCCGTATGAGCATTTCTTTGAAGGGACTAATACGCGTGTTAGTTATGCGACAGAAGTAACCGCCTATATTGAAAAATgcaagatgaagaaaatgacaGGAGTTAAAAGTAAACAATTGATGATGTGGGTACCTATTGTTGAAATGAGTATGGAAGATTTCAATAGTTCGAAAATTTACTTCAAGGTACCCATTGGGGTAGGAAAGTCTTTTCCTGTTGCTGCGTTTATGAGTgaagaagagaagaaaaaatACTTGGAGCAATCTAAGTAA